The following proteins come from a genomic window of Denitromonas sp.:
- the arfB gene encoding alternative ribosome rescue aminoacyl-tRNA hydrolase ArfB: MRPSITIPPDEVEITAIRAQGAGGQNVNKVSNAVHLRFDIGASSLPEPLKARLRALGDQRISKEGVVIIKAQAFRSLEKNRADALRRLEALIASVAVEPKTRHATRPTRSAVRKRLESKTRRSAIKAGRGRVSE, encoded by the coding sequence ATGCGCCCGTCCATCACCATCCCGCCCGACGAGGTCGAGATCACCGCCATCCGCGCCCAGGGCGCCGGCGGGCAGAACGTCAACAAGGTGTCGAACGCGGTGCACCTGCGTTTCGACATTGGCGCCTCCTCGCTGCCCGAGCCGCTCAAGGCACGCCTGCGCGCGCTGGGCGACCAGCGCATCAGCAAGGAGGGCGTGGTGATCATCAAGGCTCAGGCCTTTCGCAGCCTGGAGAAGAACCGCGCCGACGCGCTGCGTCGGCTCGAAGCGCTGATCGCCAGCGTGGCGGTCGAGCCCAAGACCCGCCACGCCACCCGCCCGACCCGCAGCGCCGTCCGCAAGCGCCTGGAGAGCAAGACGCGGCGCAGCGCCATCAAGGCTGGCCGCGGCCGGGTCAGCGAATAG
- a CDS encoding GMC family oxidoreductase codes for MKDFGEFDYIIAGAGAAGCVLANRLSADPEVRVLLLEAGNDEKWIWTKIPVGYLYCINNPRTDWCYKTEPEPGLNGRSIIYARGKGLGGSTLINAMLYLRGQARDYDEWAQLSGDTNWAWNQVMPLFKGVEDHWRGGSAAHGAGGEWRVEQQRLRWDILDRFAEAATQAGVPATADFNRGNNSGVSQFEVNQRRGTRWSAVRGFLDPIRKRPNLRIVTAALSDRLVLDGTRVTGLRFRVNGEDCAARSRIETVLAAGSIGSPAILQRSGIGDPALLQSLGIPVAHALPGVGNNLQDHLQLRSIYRVEGIKTLNQQANSLWGKAMMGLEYALFRRGPLTMAPSQLGVFAHSDPSVPTPDLEYHVQPLSLDKFGDPLHTFPAFTASVCDLRPQSRGHITIRDRDPASAPKIAPCYLSHEADRQKAAAAIRLTRRIAAQPALAPFKPVEQLPGPAYDTDEKLAFAAGNIGTTIFHPVGTCKMGRADDTSAVTDSRLRVRGLAGLRVVDASIMPTITSGNTSAPTLMIATHGAQMIREDRRRG; via the coding sequence ATGAAAGACTTCGGCGAATTCGACTACATCATTGCCGGTGCCGGCGCCGCCGGCTGCGTGCTGGCCAACCGCCTGTCGGCCGATCCCGAGGTGCGCGTACTGCTGCTCGAAGCGGGCAACGACGAGAAATGGATCTGGACCAAGATCCCGGTCGGCTACCTCTACTGCATCAACAACCCGCGCACCGACTGGTGCTACAAGACCGAGCCCGAGCCGGGCCTCAACGGGCGCAGCATCATCTATGCGCGCGGCAAGGGCCTGGGCGGCAGCACGCTGATCAACGCCATGCTCTACCTGCGCGGCCAGGCGCGCGACTACGACGAGTGGGCGCAACTGAGCGGCGACACCAACTGGGCGTGGAACCAGGTGATGCCGCTGTTCAAGGGCGTGGAAGACCACTGGCGCGGCGGCTCGGCGGCGCACGGCGCGGGTGGCGAGTGGCGCGTGGAGCAGCAGCGCCTGCGCTGGGACATTCTCGACCGTTTCGCCGAGGCCGCCACCCAGGCCGGCGTGCCGGCCACGGCGGACTTCAACCGCGGCAACAACAGCGGCGTCAGCCAGTTCGAGGTCAACCAGCGGCGCGGCACGCGCTGGAGCGCGGTACGCGGCTTTCTCGACCCCATCCGCAAACGCCCCAACCTGCGCATCGTCACCGCCGCGCTGAGCGACCGGCTGGTGCTCGACGGCACCCGGGTCACCGGCCTGCGCTTCCGGGTCAATGGCGAAGACTGCGCGGCGCGCAGCCGCATCGAAACGGTGCTGGCCGCCGGGTCGATCGGCTCGCCGGCCATCCTGCAGCGCTCCGGCATCGGCGACCCGGCCCTGCTGCAGTCGCTCGGCATCCCGGTGGCGCATGCGCTGCCCGGCGTGGGCAACAATCTGCAGGATCACTTGCAACTGCGCAGTATCTACCGTGTCGAGGGCATCAAGACGCTCAACCAGCAGGCCAACAGCCTGTGGGGCAAGGCCATGATGGGGCTGGAGTACGCGCTGTTCCGCCGCGGCCCGCTGACCATGGCGCCGAGCCAGCTCGGGGTGTTCGCGCATTCCGACCCCTCGGTGCCGACGCCGGACCTGGAATACCATGTGCAGCCGCTATCGCTCGACAAGTTCGGCGACCCGCTGCACACCTTCCCGGCCTTCACCGCCAGCGTGTGCGACCTGCGCCCGCAGTCGCGCGGCCATATCACGATTCGCGACCGCGACCCGGCCAGCGCGCCGAAGATCGCGCCCTGTTACCTCAGCCACGAGGCCGACCGCCAGAAAGCCGCCGCCGCCATCCGCCTGACCCGGCGCATCGCCGCCCAGCCGGCGCTGGCGCCGTTCAAGCCGGTCGAGCAGCTGCCCGGCCCAGCCTACGACACCGACGAGAAGCTGGCCTTCGCCGCCGGCAACATCGGCACCACCATCTTCCACCCGGTGGGCACCTGCAAGATGGGGCGCGCGGACGACACCTCGGCCGTCACCGACAGCCGTCTGCGCGTGCGCGGCCTGGCCGGGCTGCGCGTGGTCGATGCGTCGATCATGCCGACCATCACCTCGGGCAACACCAGCGCGCCAACGCTGATGATCGCCACCCACGGCGCGCAGATGATCCGCGAGGACCGGCGGCGCGGCTGA
- the fghA gene encoding S-formylglutathione hydrolase — translation MSLECLSSQRSFGGWHKRYRHRAASLGCDMVFAVYLPPQAESGQRLPVVYWLSGLTCTDENFMQKAGAQRVAAELGLIIVAPDTSPRGEGVPGDPDGGWDFGLGAGFYVNATEAPWAQHYRMYDYVVDELPALVEANFPASDRRGIIGHSMGGHGALICALKNPGRYQSVSAFSPICHPMDCPWGEKAFSRYLGADRSAWRAWDATELIIDAPERLPILIDQGEADGFLAEQLKPEALQAAAEAAGHPLTLRLQPGYDHSYYFIASFIESHLQYHAQAMGRAIR, via the coding sequence ATGTCTCTCGAATGCCTCTCCAGTCAGCGCAGCTTCGGCGGCTGGCACAAGCGTTATCGTCACCGTGCTGCCAGCCTCGGCTGCGACATGGTGTTTGCGGTGTATCTGCCGCCACAGGCCGAATCCGGGCAGCGTCTGCCGGTGGTGTACTGGCTCTCGGGCCTGACCTGCACCGACGAAAACTTCATGCAGAAGGCCGGCGCGCAGCGCGTGGCGGCCGAGCTGGGGCTCATTATCGTGGCGCCTGACACCAGCCCGCGTGGCGAGGGCGTGCCCGGCGACCCCGACGGTGGCTGGGACTTCGGCCTGGGCGCCGGCTTCTATGTGAATGCCACCGAAGCGCCCTGGGCGCAGCACTACCGCATGTACGACTATGTGGTCGATGAACTGCCGGCGCTGGTCGAGGCCAATTTTCCGGCCTCCGACCGGCGCGGCATCATCGGGCATTCGATGGGCGGCCATGGCGCGCTGATCTGTGCGCTGAAGAATCCGGGGCGTTATCAATCGGTGTCGGCGTTTTCGCCGATCTGCCATCCGATGGATTGCCCCTGGGGCGAAAAGGCGTTTTCCCGATACCTCGGCGCGGATCGCAGCGCATGGCGCGCATGGGATGCGACCGAGTTGATCATTGATGCGCCCGAGCGGCTGCCGATCCTCATCGACCAGGGCGAGGCCGATGGCTTCCTCGCCGAGCAGCTCAAGCCCGAGGCCTTGCAGGCGGCGGCCGAGGCGGCGGGGCATCCGCTCACGCTGCGCCTGCAGCCGGGCTACGACCACAGCTACTACTTCATCGCCAGCTTCATCGAGTCGCACCTGCAGTATCACGCGCAGGCGATGGGCCGGGCTATTCGCTGA
- a CDS encoding RNA-binding protein — protein MSKKLYVGNLAYSVDNNQLEEMFAPFGAISSAQVIMDRDSGRSKGFGFVEMNSDKEAEDAIAALNGKDAGGRSLIVNEARPQAPRTGGGGGFGGRGGGGGRSGGGGFGRSGGGGNRY, from the coding sequence TTGAGCAAGAAACTCTATGTCGGCAACCTGGCCTACTCGGTCGACAACAACCAGCTCGAAGAAATGTTTGCCCCCTTCGGCGCCATCAGCTCGGCCCAGGTCATCATGGACCGCGACTCCGGCCGCTCCAAAGGCTTCGGCTTCGTCGAGATGAATTCGGACAAGGAAGCCGAGGACGCCATTGCCGCCCTCAACGGCAAGGACGCCGGCGGCCGCAGCCTGATCGTTAATGAAGCCCGCCCGCAGGCGCCGCGCACCGGCGGTGGCGGCGGCTTTGGCGGCCGGGGCGGTGGTGGTGGCCGCAGCGGCGGCGGTGGCTTTGGCCGCAGCGGTGGCGGCGGCAACCGCTACTGA
- a CDS encoding zinc ribbon domain-containing protein YjdM, with product MSDLPPCPQCASEHTYPDREFLVCPECGHEWSPGEAAGAEAAGDAEVKDANGVVLADGDSVVLIKDLKVKGSSTTLKVGTKIKKIRLVGGDHEVDCKTDAGSFMLKACFLKKV from the coding sequence ATGAGCGATCTGCCGCCCTGCCCGCAATGCGCGAGCGAACATACCTACCCCGACCGTGAGTTCCTGGTCTGTCCCGAGTGCGGCCATGAGTGGTCGCCGGGCGAGGCCGCCGGTGCCGAGGCCGCGGGCGATGCCGAGGTCAAGGACGCCAACGGAGTCGTGCTCGCCGATGGCGACTCGGTGGTGCTGATCAAGGACCTGAAGGTCAAGGGCTCGTCCACCACGCTCAAGGTGGGCACCAAGATCAAGAAGATCCGCCTGGTCGGCGGCGATCATGAAGTCGATTGCAAGACCGACGCCGGCAGTTTCATGCTCAAGGCCTGCTTCCTGAAGAAGGTCTGA
- a CDS encoding dienelactone hydrolase family protein, translated as MQTDPDFNSLLPTHRLDRRGFLLTATAAGFALATHPVSAQTMIHTDDTGLATGTASIDTGTGALPIYHAAPAQGGPHPVVLVVQEIFGVHEHIRDVCRRLAKLGYLAIAPELYFRHGDPGKYDSIPALLKEIVSKVPDEQVMSDLDLCVAWAAGHGGNTARLGITGFCWGGRVVWLYAAHNPRLKAGVAWYGRIRGDASGLNPRHPIDVAGELKAPVLGLYGAQDQGIPAADAEAMREALKAAGKPGEIVIYPDAGHAFHADYRPSYREAPAQDGWQRLQAWFKANGV; from the coding sequence ATGCAAACCGATCCCGACTTCAACAGCCTGCTCCCCACCCACCGCCTCGACCGCCGCGGCTTTCTGCTCACCGCGACGGCGGCCGGCTTTGCCCTGGCGACCCACCCCGTGAGTGCCCAGACCATGATCCACACCGACGACACCGGGCTCGCCACCGGCACCGCCAGCATCGACACCGGTACCGGCGCCCTGCCGATCTACCACGCCGCCCCGGCGCAGGGCGGCCCGCACCCGGTGGTGCTGGTGGTGCAGGAGATCTTCGGCGTCCACGAACACATCCGCGACGTGTGCCGCCGCCTGGCCAAGCTCGGCTACCTGGCCATCGCCCCCGAGCTGTATTTCCGCCACGGCGACCCGGGCAAGTACGACAGCATCCCCGCCCTGCTCAAGGAGATTGTCTCGAAGGTGCCAGACGAGCAGGTGATGTCCGACCTCGACCTGTGCGTGGCCTGGGCCGCCGGCCACGGTGGCAACACCGCCCGGCTGGGTATCACCGGCTTCTGCTGGGGCGGGCGCGTGGTGTGGCTGTATGCCGCGCACAACCCCAGGCTGAAGGCCGGCGTGGCCTGGTATGGGCGCATCCGCGGCGACGCCTCGGGGCTCAACCCACGCCACCCGATCGATGTCGCCGGCGAGCTCAAGGCGCCGGTGCTCGGCCTGTACGGCGCGCAGGATCAGGGCATCCCCGCCGCCGACGCCGAGGCCATGCGCGAGGCGCTCAAGGCCGCCGGCAAGCCCGGCGAGATCGTGATCTACCCGGACGCCGGCCACGCCTTCCATGCCGACTACCGGCCCAGCTACCGCGAAGCGCCGGCGCAGGACGGCTGGCAACGCCTGCAGGCGTGGTTCAAGGCCAACGGCGTCTGA
- the prpF gene encoding 2-methylaconitate cis-trans isomerase PrpF: protein MPQTRIPAAWMRGGTSKGVFFLARDLPADPAERDALLIRLLGSPDPYGKQIDGLGGATSSTSKVVIVAPSSEADCDVDYLFGQVLIDRARIDWSGNCGNLTAAVGPFALWRKLLPAPASGEVNVRLWQRNIGKRIHARVPVHDGEPLEGGKFVLDGVAFPAAPITLTFLDPGGADGGGILPTGKPVDTLTLDDGSTLDASLVSAGNPMVFVSAHALGMDCAASQAQLNANAALRGRCEQIRIAGALAMRLADTAEAAAARPHTPKVAIVAPPADCLSVDGRHFAASDLDLLTRVVSMGQFHHAIPGTAAIAIAAAAGVPGSLVSRQLKAPPPGPLRIGHPSGRSEVGATTYSRKGQWLLETAVLRRSARMLMDGWACLPG, encoded by the coding sequence ATGCCCCAGACCCGAATCCCCGCCGCCTGGATGCGCGGCGGCACCAGCAAAGGCGTGTTTTTCCTCGCCCGCGACTTGCCGGCCGACCCCGCCGAGCGCGACGCCCTGCTCATCCGCCTGCTCGGCAGCCCCGACCCCTACGGCAAGCAGATCGACGGGCTCGGTGGCGCCACCTCCAGCACCAGCAAGGTGGTCATCGTCGCCCCGTCGAGCGAGGCCGATTGCGATGTGGACTATCTCTTCGGCCAGGTGCTGATCGATCGCGCGCGCATCGACTGGTCGGGCAACTGCGGCAACCTCACCGCCGCCGTCGGCCCCTTCGCGCTGTGGCGAAAACTGTTGCCCGCACCGGCCAGCGGCGAGGTCAACGTGCGCCTGTGGCAACGCAACATCGGCAAGCGCATCCACGCGCGGGTGCCGGTGCATGACGGCGAACCGCTCGAGGGCGGCAAGTTTGTACTCGATGGCGTGGCCTTCCCGGCGGCGCCGATCACCCTCACCTTCCTCGACCCCGGCGGCGCCGACGGCGGCGGCATCCTGCCCACCGGCAAGCCGGTCGACACCCTCACGCTCGACGACGGCAGCACCCTCGACGCCTCACTGGTCAGCGCCGGCAACCCGATGGTGTTCGTCTCGGCCCATGCGCTGGGCATGGACTGTGCCGCCTCGCAGGCGCAGCTCAATGCCAATGCCGCCTTGCGCGGACGCTGCGAACAGATCCGCATCGCCGGGGCCCTGGCCATGCGCCTGGCCGACACCGCCGAAGCCGCCGCCGCCCGCCCGCACACACCCAAGGTGGCGATCGTTGCCCCACCGGCCGATTGCCTCTCAGTCGATGGCCGGCATTTCGCCGCCAGCGACCTCGACCTGCTCACCCGGGTGGTGTCGATGGGGCAGTTCCACCACGCCATCCCGGGCACCGCCGCGATCGCCATTGCCGCGGCAGCCGGCGTGCCCGGCTCGCTGGTCTCCCGCCAGCTCAAGGCGCCGCCGCCCGGCCCGCTGCGCATCGGCCACCCTTCGGGGCGCAGCGAGGTCGGCGCCACCACCTACAGCCGCAAAGGCCAATGGCTGCTCGAAACCGCCGTGCTCCGGCGCAGTGCGCGGATGCTGATGGACGGCTGGGCCTGCCTGCCGGGCTGA
- a CDS encoding serine protease, giving the protein MIETILLTTARILTFEGSRGLTNATGFYFARGDRLFLVTSRHVMFDEPSGHFPDRIEIELHTNPANNVESTGFSMLLYRDGKSMWRQGEDSAGEVDVAVLEIDRAALPSTASFKAFTPQHLLSHLDQVEVGSSLLVVGFPLGFHDTLNHMPVVRQAIIASSFGLRFQGKGYFLTDARTHRGTSGAPVVMRVDAPSPELGDLPWMLLGVHSARLDVGERDLEVDEALGLNCAWYADILMTLTDG; this is encoded by the coding sequence ATGATCGAAACCATTCTCCTGACCACCGCGCGCATCCTCACGTTTGAAGGCAGTCGCGGTCTGACCAATGCCACGGGCTTCTACTTTGCCCGCGGCGATCGCCTGTTTCTGGTGACCAGCCGGCATGTGATGTTCGATGAGCCGAGCGGACACTTTCCCGATCGCATCGAGATCGAGCTGCACACCAACCCGGCCAACAACGTGGAGTCGACCGGTTTTTCGATGCTGCTCTACCGCGACGGCAAGAGCATGTGGCGGCAGGGGGAGGATTCGGCGGGCGAGGTGGATGTGGCGGTGCTCGAGATCGACCGCGCCGCCTTGCCGAGCACCGCCTCGTTCAAGGCATTCACCCCGCAGCACCTGCTCAGCCACCTCGATCAGGTCGAGGTTGGCTCATCCTTGCTGGTGGTGGGCTTCCCGCTGGGGTTTCATGACACGCTCAACCACATGCCGGTGGTGCGCCAGGCGATCATCGCCTCGTCCTTCGGCCTGCGCTTCCAGGGCAAGGGCTATTTTCTGACCGATGCGCGCACCCACCGCGGCACCAGTGGTGCGCCGGTGGTGATGCGGGTGGACGCGCCGTCGCCCGAACTGGGCGATCTGCCATGGATGCTGCTCGGCGTGCATTCGGCCCGGCTCGATGTGGGCGAGCGGGATCTGGAGGTGGACGAGGCGCTCGGGCTCAACTGCGCCTGGTACGCCGACATCCTGATGACGCTGACCGACGGCTAA
- a CDS encoding AsmA family protein, with amino-acid sequence MRLFKILALLTLSLLVLAAGAIWYLTETFDSDRVKTELSQAVAERYGRTLDFDGPLTLSFWPRLALDAKQVRLSARDAPDRLAAQMQRVRVNVGLLPLLSRQVDVQEIRFDGLQLHLTRDVVKTLESLDGLRDAATLKARKVAFNVRRVTVTDGALEIVDPIHGATLQLSRLTAFVGPVGNNVRGALGVEGDASVVGAASAAGRFRMTAGFDIDRGGVVSLNAAGLDFTGQAGGYQQASLAISSGGVVAAADGRWQGRELALQMTGQGRAGTSAITAEAPVWQWRDGLHLPQAAASFKRDGERGGALAARVANLRPDAEGWQADSLSVEGNLRRDGRSHAVAVQAVPLWRGEAAQLQLNGLDASFGWPSADTGPARRLQLTGQLAWQPLAGALDAALAFNDGAHRLAGTVRIAPEQPQALQFDLHTPQLSLAGYRAELLGLWQATSLPPFAGRVRADRLEVGGLRFESLVLPVASDGKTLRVGPLDGAVATGRVAATVAHDGAGAGELQMTLTALPIEHWPAAAAALPGLSGALDGDVRLQFDARAPDPWPGATGTAQLMLNGGHWRGMDVMGALRTQDAALAAIWPAAAVSPDLTIRHARAALQLAGGAAQVEALSMRSDWMQLTGAGRVALADGALALSLQAELVEAPKGMRARIFRKLRGKTVPVDLAGTLAAPQWRAAAGAAPP; translated from the coding sequence ATGCGCCTGTTCAAAATCCTCGCCTTACTCACCTTGAGCCTGCTGGTGCTGGCGGCGGGGGCGATCTGGTATCTCACCGAGACCTTCGATAGCGACCGCGTCAAGACCGAGCTGAGCCAGGCGGTGGCCGAGCGCTACGGCCGCACGCTGGATTTCGACGGGCCGCTGACCCTCTCCTTCTGGCCGCGCCTGGCGCTCGATGCGAAGCAGGTGCGCCTGTCGGCGCGCGACGCCCCCGACCGGCTGGCGGCGCAGATGCAGCGGGTGCGGGTCAACGTCGGCTTGCTGCCCTTGCTGTCGCGCCAGGTCGACGTGCAGGAGATCCGCTTCGACGGCCTGCAGCTGCACCTGACCCGCGATGTGGTCAAGACGCTCGAATCGCTCGATGGCCTGCGCGATGCGGCCACGCTCAAGGCGCGCAAGGTGGCCTTCAACGTGCGGCGGGTGACCGTCACCGACGGCGCGCTGGAAATTGTCGACCCCATCCACGGCGCAACACTGCAGCTGTCGCGCCTGACGGCCTTCGTCGGGCCGGTCGGCAACAATGTGCGCGGCGCGCTGGGGGTCGAAGGCGACGCCAGCGTGGTCGGCGCGGCGAGCGCGGCCGGGCGCTTCCGCATGACTGCGGGCTTTGATATCGACCGCGGCGGGGTGGTGAGCCTCAACGCCGCGGGGCTGGACTTCACCGGCCAGGCCGGCGGCTATCAGCAGGCCAGCCTGGCGATCAGCTCCGGCGGCGTGGTGGCCGCTGCCGATGGCCGCTGGCAGGGGCGCGAACTGGCCTTGCAGATGACCGGCCAGGGCCGTGCCGGGACCAGCGCGATCACGGCCGAGGCCCCGGTTTGGCAATGGCGGGACGGCCTGCACCTGCCGCAGGCCGCCGCCAGCTTCAAGCGCGACGGCGAGCGTGGCGGCGCGCTGGCCGCGCGGGTGGCCAACCTGCGGCCCGACGCCGAGGGCTGGCAGGCCGACAGCCTGTCGGTCGAGGGCAACCTGCGCCGTGACGGCCGCAGCCACGCGGTGGCCGTGCAGGCCGTGCCGCTGTGGCGTGGCGAGGCGGCGCAGCTGCAGCTCAACGGACTGGATGCGAGCTTTGGCTGGCCCAGCGCCGACACCGGCCCGGCGCGCCGGCTGCAACTGACCGGCCAGCTCGCCTGGCAGCCGCTGGCCGGCGCGCTCGATGCGGCGCTGGCCTTCAACGACGGTGCGCACCGGCTGGCCGGCACCGTGCGCATCGCCCCCGAACAGCCCCAAGCCCTGCAGTTCGACCTGCACACGCCGCAGCTTTCGCTGGCCGGTTACCGTGCCGAGCTGCTCGGCCTGTGGCAGGCGACGTCACTGCCGCCCTTTGCCGGGCGGGTGCGTGCCGACCGGCTCGAGGTCGGTGGCCTGCGCTTCGAGTCTCTGGTCCTGCCGGTTGCCAGCGATGGCAAGACGCTGCGTGTGGGGCCGCTGGACGGGGCGGTGGCGACCGGTCGCGTGGCGGCGACGGTGGCGCACGATGGCGCTGGCGCCGGCGAACTGCAAATGACGCTGACCGCGCTGCCGATCGAACACTGGCCGGCGGCGGCCGCAGCGCTGCCCGGGCTCAGCGGGGCGCTCGATGGCGATGTGCGCCTGCAATTCGATGCGCGCGCGCCCGATCCGTGGCCGGGGGCGACGGGCACGGCGCAGCTGATGCTCAACGGCGGGCACTGGCGCGGTATGGATGTGATGGGGGCCTTGCGCACGCAGGATGCGGCGCTGGCCGCGATCTGGCCGGCGGCCGCGGTGTCGCCCGACCTGACCATCCGCCATGCCCGCGCCGCGCTGCAACTGGCCGGGGGGGCGGCGCAGGTGGAGGCGTTGTCGATGCGCAGCGACTGGATGCAGCTGACCGGCGCCGGGCGTGTCGCGCTGGCCGATGGCGCGCTGGCGCTGTCGCTGCAGGCCGAACTGGTCGAGGCGCCCAAGGGCATGCGTGCGCGTATCTTCCGCAAGCTGCGCGGCAAGACGGTGCCGGTGGACCTGGCCGGCACCCTGGCCGCGCCGCAGTGGCGGGCGGCAGCCGGTGCGGCCCCGCCCTAG
- a CDS encoding VF530 family protein, protein MADTQANNPLHGITLARMLTELEAYYGWDQLGQAVRIRCFTHEPSMASSLKFLRRTPWAREQVEALYLDMLRDISQD, encoded by the coding sequence ATGGCAGACACCCAGGCCAACAACCCGCTGCATGGCATCACGCTGGCACGCATGCTGACTGAACTGGAGGCCTACTATGGTTGGGACCAGCTCGGCCAAGCGGTGCGCATCCGCTGCTTCACGCATGAGCCGAGCATGGCCTCGAGCCTGAAATTCCTGCGGCGCACACCATGGGCCCGCGAGCAGGTCGAGGCGCTGTACCTCGACATGCTGCGCGACATTTCCCAGGACTGA
- a CDS encoding S-(hydroxymethyl)glutathione dehydrogenase/class III alcohol dehydrogenase produces the protein MTLKSRAAVAFAAGEPLQIVEVDVAPPQAGEVLVRIVASGVCHTDAFTLSGDDPEGIFPAILGHEGGGIVEAVGEGVTSLAVGDHVIPLYTAECRECKFCKSGKTNLCQAVRATQGKGLMPDGTTRFSYQGQPIYHYMGTSTFSEYTVVPEISLAKIPKDAPLDKVCLLGCGVTTGIGAVLNTAKVEAGATVAIFGLGGIGLAAIIGATMAKAGRIIAIDINPAKFEIARSLGATDCVNPKDFDKPIQDVIIDMTDGGVDYSFECVGNVKLMRAALECCHKGWGESTIIGVAGAGQEISTRPFQLVTGRVWRGSAFGGVRGRTELPGYVEKAQRGEIPLDTFITHTMGLDEINTAFALMHEGKSIRTVIHF, from the coding sequence ATGACCCTCAAGTCGCGTGCCGCGGTGGCCTTTGCCGCCGGAGAACCCCTGCAGATCGTCGAAGTGGATGTGGCGCCGCCCCAGGCCGGCGAGGTGCTGGTGCGCATCGTCGCCAGCGGCGTCTGCCATACCGACGCCTTCACCCTGTCGGGCGACGACCCGGAAGGCATCTTCCCGGCGATCCTCGGCCATGAGGGTGGCGGCATCGTCGAGGCGGTGGGCGAGGGCGTCACCTCGCTGGCGGTGGGCGACCATGTGATTCCGCTCTACACGGCCGAGTGCCGCGAGTGCAAGTTCTGCAAGTCGGGCAAGACCAACCTGTGCCAGGCGGTACGCGCCACCCAGGGCAAGGGCCTGATGCCCGACGGCACCACGCGCTTTTCCTATCAAGGTCAGCCGATCTACCACTACATGGGCACTTCGACCTTCTCCGAGTACACCGTGGTGCCGGAGATCTCGCTGGCCAAGATCCCCAAGGACGCGCCGCTCGACAAGGTGTGTCTGCTCGGCTGCGGCGTGACCACCGGCATCGGTGCGGTGCTCAACACCGCCAAGGTCGAGGCGGGCGCCACGGTGGCCATCTTCGGCCTCGGCGGCATTGGCCTGGCGGCGATCATCGGCGCCACCATGGCCAAGGCCGGGCGCATCATCGCCATCGACATCAACCCGGCCAAGTTCGAGATCGCCCGTTCGCTGGGCGCCACCGACTGTGTGAATCCAAAGGATTTCGACAAGCCAATCCAGGATGTGATCATCGACATGACCGACGGCGGGGTGGACTACTCCTTCGAGTGCGTCGGCAACGTCAAACTCATGCGCGCCGCGCTGGAGTGCTGCCACAAGGGCTGGGGCGAATCGACCATCATCGGCGTGGCCGGCGCGGGGCAGGAGATCTCCACCCGGCCCTTCCAGCTGGTCACCGGCCGGGTGTGGCGCGGCTCGGCCTTTGGCGGCGTGCGCGGGCGCACCGAGCTGCCCGGCTATGTCGAGAAGGCGCAGCGCGGGGAGATTCCGCTCGATACCTTCATCACCCACACCATGGGGTTGGACGAGATCAACACCGCCTTCGCGCTGATGCACGAAGGCAAGAGCATCCGCACCGTGATCCACTTCTGA
- a CDS encoding mobilization protein, which produces MSSLNLIGGEKGGVGKSVTARVLAQYFIDKGRPFTGFDTDRSHTSFTRFYADYASPVIVDTYEGLDLIATVFDEPPPEAGEAPSAIVDLAAQTAAPLARWIKDSDLLALMSEMGVTVNYWHLADAGADSVALLNRLINTYGAELNYFVVKNLGRGTDFSQLDNSSALQGALALGARVITLPELHEASMRKIDRQSASFWAASNTRSGPDALGLLERQRVKTWLRAIYTSFDELPL; this is translated from the coding sequence ATGAGTTCTCTGAATCTGATCGGCGGCGAGAAGGGCGGCGTCGGAAAATCGGTTACCGCGCGGGTGCTGGCGCAGTATTTCATCGACAAGGGGCGGCCGTTTACCGGCTTCGACACCGACCGTTCGCACACCTCCTTTACCCGCTTCTACGCCGACTACGCCTCGCCGGTGATCGTCGACACCTACGAAGGCCTGGACCTGATCGCCACCGTGTTCGACGAGCCGCCGCCCGAGGCGGGCGAAGCGCCGAGCGCCATCGTCGACCTCGCCGCCCAGACGGCCGCGCCGCTGGCGCGCTGGATCAAGGACTCCGACCTGCTGGCGCTGATGTCCGAGATGGGGGTGACGGTCAACTACTGGCACCTGGCCGACGCCGGCGCCGACTCGGTGGCCCTGCTCAACCGCCTGATCAACACCTACGGCGCCGAGCTGAACTACTTTGTGGTCAAGAACCTCGGGCGCGGCACGGATTTTTCCCAGCTCGACAACTCCTCCGCGCTGCAGGGTGCGCTGGCGCTCGGGGCGCGGGTCATCACCCTGCCAGAGCTGCACGAGGCGAGCATGCGCAAGATCGATCGCCAGAGCGCCAGCTTCTGGGCGGCGAGCAACACGCGCAGCGGCCCGGATGCGCTCGGCCTGCTCGAGCGCCAGCGGGTCAAGACCTGGCTGCGGGCGATCTATACCAGCTTCGACGAGCTGCCGTTGTAA